The Halapricum desulfuricans genome includes a region encoding these proteins:
- a CDS encoding DUF2254 family protein, producing MKEPLRWPVPAIFAVVAGVSILAAELTNYDLSGNGQQVLSTLASIQAAVFAIVFSVVILGIQLSTSRYSTRLADLFRSDGAYKKTVGVFAASLAADIIGLLAFTHVSRFTLRLLTSVALGLASASFALLYFFVDRTLEQTTPEGIIKRVKQELTPSQIIADAEAADNDPSETDPFLVPVSIVRSAIDDRDVPAATRALNVIDNQVEELLKQVSTDQVEDDTPVGDSLEELCTNRLPSAGEKSVDEDLEEAGSEAVDTLSSIGSNSVKQELEPVAIHTSQGLGKLVSNVDFSTTGENVRKEAVDESGELLKEAAEAELWDTAGTGTRILGWRAAQSVVRRGPTERRKLPYTSLSLKYIPEVFEEVVDGAPDEADSLDLFRRASRREEDDWTSPEEWALWSCYASMAEITSAFIRYEVQHGEDIVDWSSAGSGWAKGISTLEESGYDEMLRQWLGTLLYLEYIESEVGNQLMSNFRAAARYDVSEDLMEQTIDEILSEDLDVQSRIDSLPGQIDPVEFPRTGSTVRPVSDPDYPFEEWLELHKEIYLDRAKGSGMYAEIEVERGDNGQGDDDGDTDS from the coding sequence ATGAAGGAACCGCTCCGCTGGCCAGTCCCAGCAATCTTCGCTGTCGTTGCTGGGGTATCTATACTCGCAGCAGAACTCACGAACTATGATCTCTCAGGTAACGGCCAGCAAGTCCTCTCAACACTGGCGTCAATTCAGGCAGCGGTCTTTGCCATCGTCTTCTCCGTTGTCATCCTCGGAATCCAACTCTCAACATCAAGATACTCCACCAGGTTAGCCGACTTGTTCAGATCCGACGGAGCATACAAGAAAACAGTCGGTGTCTTCGCAGCCTCACTCGCAGCCGACATCATCGGCCTACTCGCATTCACACACGTCTCACGATTCACACTCAGACTCTTGACCTCTGTCGCTCTCGGCCTCGCATCTGCCTCATTTGCTTTGCTGTACTTCTTCGTCGACAGAACCCTGGAACAGACCACACCCGAGGGAATCATCAAACGAGTCAAGCAAGAGCTCACACCAAGTCAGATAATAGCCGACGCCGAAGCCGCTGACAACGACCCATCCGAAACAGATCCCTTCCTCGTTCCAGTATCCATCGTCAGATCCGCGATCGATGACAGGGACGTACCCGCTGCAACACGAGCTCTCAACGTCATCGACAACCAAGTCGAAGAGCTTCTGAAACAGGTATCGACAGATCAAGTCGAGGACGACACCCCGGTAGGTGACTCTCTCGAAGAACTCTGTACGAATAGGCTTCCAAGTGCTGGAGAGAAAAGCGTCGACGAAGACCTGGAAGAAGCCGGCTCCGAAGCCGTCGACACGCTCTCCTCGATAGGAAGCAACTCGGTTAAACAAGAACTCGAACCAGTCGCAATACACACCTCGCAAGGCCTCGGTAAACTCGTCAGCAACGTAGACTTCAGCACGACCGGGGAGAACGTCCGAAAGGAAGCAGTCGATGAATCGGGTGAATTGCTTAAAGAGGCAGCTGAAGCTGAGCTGTGGGATACCGCCGGGACAGGAACCAGAATCCTTGGCTGGCGAGCCGCACAATCAGTGGTAAGACGAGGGCCTACAGAAAGACGAAAACTGCCGTACACCTCCCTTTCCCTGAAGTACATTCCGGAGGTATTCGAGGAAGTAGTAGATGGTGCTCCGGACGAAGCCGATAGCCTAGATCTCTTCAGGAGAGCTTCTCGGAGAGAAGAAGATGACTGGACCTCGCCTGAAGAATGGGCATTGTGGAGCTGCTATGCTTCGATGGCAGAGATCACCTCTGCGTTCATCCGGTATGAAGTCCAACACGGTGAGGATATCGTGGACTGGAGCAGTGCTGGTAGTGGCTGGGCAAAGGGTATCTCAACGCTTGAAGAATCTGGCTATGATGAAATGCTGCGGCAATGGCTCGGAACCCTTCTCTATCTTGAGTACATCGAGTCTGAGGTCGGTAACCAGCTGATGTCGAACTTCCGTGCCGCGGCCAGGTACGATGTCTCGGAAGATCTGATGGAGCAAACCATTGATGAGATCCTCAGTGAGGACTTGGATGTTCAATCCAGAATCGACTCTCTGCCAGGTCAGATAGATCCTGTTGAATTTCCCCGGACTGGTTCTACGGTACGGCCAGTTTCTGATCCAGATTATCCGTTTGAGGAGTGGCTGGAGCTCCACAAAGAGATCTATCTGGACCGGGCGAAGGGCAGCGGAATGTATGCAGAGATCGAAGTCGAAAGAGGCGATAATGGTCAGGGAGACGATGATGGAGACACCGATTCGTAA
- a CDS encoding restriction endonuclease: MDDLEFALANFRGYPFEKFAMAYLREQGYQVHESGSSGPDGGWDGQVEIGGREGIAHASVQETWRRKLRSDAEKVEQLEEERGEDYDLFVFVTNQDVGGRQELDLQDEIREGYGWKLRIHHREEILGELRQNSQDLAEEFLDVDLQKDHDHIQEIEELCSDRLDKLQARDGYASELIEGPAIALHIIPNGVLSKSKNRSGDLPNPSIIFEERENYGESKGKHTISYGRGGSPGEHHAYAVLRNDGLYESASVSAFHEKYEDLWLQGFIQDGVGIGLDAAIILAARETMMDLSKMGFSGTAFAFVSLLDTGDVQLVTPDHLGSSLHRSPKTIDTDRYTTEYATLQIGSEQVIEGLEPVLDELWRQFGDDGSPNIEDGKWTRQSCKVRDGMTIEEGDR, encoded by the coding sequence ATGGACGACCTCGAGTTTGCCCTCGCCAATTTCCGAGGCTATCCTTTCGAGAAATTTGCTATGGCATATCTACGTGAACAGGGATACCAGGTTCACGAAAGCGGGAGTTCCGGCCCTGATGGAGGATGGGACGGCCAAGTCGAAATCGGTGGTAGAGAAGGTATCGCCCACGCCAGCGTCCAAGAAACCTGGAGACGTAAGCTCCGTAGTGACGCCGAAAAGGTCGAACAACTGGAAGAGGAGAGAGGAGAAGACTACGACCTCTTCGTTTTCGTCACTAACCAAGATGTGGGCGGCAGGCAGGAACTGGATCTGCAGGATGAGATCCGAGAAGGGTACGGTTGGAAACTGCGGATCCATCACCGAGAAGAGATTCTCGGAGAACTACGGCAGAACAGTCAGGACTTGGCCGAAGAATTTCTAGACGTCGATCTACAGAAGGATCACGACCACATCCAAGAAATCGAAGAACTGTGCAGCGACCGACTTGACAAGTTACAGGCCCGTGATGGATACGCAAGCGAGCTAATCGAAGGCCCAGCTATTGCACTACACATCATCCCAAACGGCGTATTGTCCAAGAGCAAGAACCGGTCAGGCGATCTCCCAAACCCATCCATTATTTTCGAAGAAAGGGAGAACTACGGCGAGTCTAAAGGGAAGCACACGATTTCATACGGCAGAGGTGGATCTCCCGGAGAACACCACGCCTACGCTGTCCTGAGGAACGATGGTCTATATGAATCTGCCTCTGTCTCCGCTTTCCACGAGAAATACGAAGATCTGTGGCTGCAAGGTTTCATCCAAGACGGTGTCGGGATAGGCCTTGATGCTGCGATTATACTGGCAGCGAGAGAGACGATGATGGACCTGTCTAAGATGGGTTTCTCGGGAACAGCCTTCGCATTTGTTTCACTCCTTGATACAGGAGACGTACAGCTCGTAACGCCGGACCATCTCGGCAGTAGTTTACACCGTTCTCCGAAGACTATTGACACCGACCGTTATACGACGGAGTACGCTACTTTGCAGATTGGCAGTGAACAAGTAATTGAAGGCCTTGAACCAGTCCTCGACGAATTATGGAGACAGTTTGGGGATGATGGAAGCCCGAATATCGAGGACGGGAAGTGGACACGACAATCTTGCAAAGTCCGAGATGGAATGACAATAGAGGAAGGGGATCGGTGA
- a CDS encoding Cdc6/Cdc18 family protein has product MIRDARVLRAGFVPREVEHRDAEVNHLSSVLEPIANGEPADTAIVTGPSGAGKTCIAKFVTERLREEVLDVETVYVNCWRNYTRFRTLYQILDELGSTIDIHRQSTPHDELIDRLQQHDGPRTVVILDEVDQLEDPSVIYDLHSLPQFAIICIANKEEELFSRVDDRLVSRLRSSEHVRMDKYHDEQLYDILSARAKWGLDEDVITDDQLYRIADAAAGDARLAIGILRTAAGKADRENHERITDDILLNAAEDARAQIKQKSLDSLTPHQRVVYDIVREHGPIGPSEIHERYTEDVDDPRTKRTVRTYLSKMEQYNLLEAEGTSRDREYSLVDSAAASPMQ; this is encoded by the coding sequence ATGATCCGCGATGCTCGTGTGCTCCGAGCCGGGTTCGTCCCTCGGGAAGTCGAGCATCGCGACGCAGAGGTCAACCACCTCTCCAGCGTCCTCGAACCCATCGCGAACGGTGAACCGGCCGACACCGCCATCGTCACCGGGCCCAGCGGCGCTGGCAAGACCTGTATCGCGAAGTTCGTGACTGAACGGCTTCGCGAGGAAGTCCTCGACGTCGAGACGGTCTACGTCAACTGCTGGCGGAACTACACTCGGTTTCGGACGCTCTACCAGATTCTCGACGAACTCGGCTCGACGATCGACATTCACCGCCAGTCGACTCCACATGACGAACTCATCGACCGGCTTCAGCAGCACGACGGCCCGCGAACCGTCGTCATCCTCGACGAGGTCGACCAGCTCGAAGACCCCAGCGTCATCTACGATCTCCACAGCCTCCCGCAGTTCGCGATCATCTGCATCGCGAACAAGGAAGAGGAGCTGTTCAGCCGCGTCGACGACCGGCTTGTGAGTCGGCTCCGTTCGAGTGAACACGTCCGGATGGACAAGTACCACGACGAGCAGCTGTACGACATCCTGAGTGCTCGCGCGAAGTGGGGGCTCGACGAGGACGTCATCACCGACGACCAGCTCTACCGGATCGCCGACGCGGCCGCCGGCGACGCCCGCCTCGCAATAGGCATCCTCCGAACGGCCGCCGGCAAGGCCGATCGCGAGAACCACGAGCGCATCACCGACGACATTCTCCTGAACGCCGCCGAGGATGCCCGAGCCCAAATCAAGCAGAAGAGCCTCGATTCACTCACGCCGCACCAGCGCGTCGTCTACGACATCGTTCGCGAGCACGGTCCGATCGGGCCGAGCGAAATTCACGAGCGCTATACCGAGGACGTCGATGACCCACGGACGAAACGGACTGTCCGCACGTACCTTTCGAAGATGGAGCAGTACAACCTCCTCGAGGCGGAGGGGACGAGTCGAGATCGAGAGTACTCGCTCGTCGATTCGGCGGCTGCGTCTCCGATGCAGTGA
- a CDS encoding argonaute/piwi family protein: protein MSEFEISRLREPELVFAGGEKAKDPRAGLLEYGPCPPRDGSDHEIVRIGIVGDSWSISAVRDLLEEMRHGVLPEGSDRERWNQPFPGLGSESELQMSYDQRQKWRSEIEGDHVDALQEVRDEEQQVEMALDNIEYHIENVCSTTPSPDVVIVSIPPDLVEILTGDKKGGRIRTKDTDFRSRIKLLGMLNETPTQLIGPDTLRDEDVQPRREVAWNLAVGLLYKARRGRPWKLTELKSRTCYVGVSFYDERGTDPDTRASIAQVFMETGENFVIRGDPVKDIASDKDTGRTHLNREDAKQLIETILRRFGDRQGEMPERLVIHKSSNFWEKETEGFKDGSSEVAARDFITIRERHPIRLFSNTQYPPLRGTVVLPPGKKEYYLYTKGFVPEISAYDDSGMPKPIVVRPHSDVQSASYREICEEILSFSKLDWNSSDFCKKLPVTVGIADAVSDILAEPLAGELPEEMFPYHYYYYM, encoded by the coding sequence ATGTCTGAATTTGAAATCTCTCGCTTACGTGAACCGGAGCTAGTGTTTGCCGGTGGGGAGAAAGCAAAGGATCCGCGTGCTGGCCTTCTTGAGTACGGACCCTGTCCACCTCGCGATGGCTCCGATCATGAGATCGTTCGGATAGGGATTGTTGGAGACAGCTGGTCGATATCCGCGGTCCGAGATCTTCTGGAAGAGATGCGGCACGGCGTCCTTCCAGAGGGTTCAGACAGAGAGAGATGGAACCAGCCGTTTCCGGGACTCGGTTCAGAATCAGAACTGCAGATGTCCTACGATCAGCGTCAGAAGTGGCGTAGTGAGATTGAGGGAGATCACGTCGACGCACTCCAGGAAGTCAGAGATGAGGAGCAGCAGGTGGAAATGGCGTTGGATAATATCGAATATCACATCGAGAACGTCTGCTCGACCACTCCCTCACCGGACGTAGTTATCGTAAGCATCCCTCCAGATTTAGTAGAGATCCTGACGGGCGATAAAAAGGGAGGACGAATTAGGACCAAGGACACTGACTTTAGAAGCCGGATTAAGCTGCTTGGGATGCTGAATGAGACTCCAACTCAACTAATCGGGCCAGATACCCTCCGCGACGAGGATGTTCAACCACGTCGTGAAGTGGCTTGGAATCTCGCTGTGGGACTACTGTACAAAGCTCGTCGAGGCCGTCCTTGGAAACTAACTGAGCTGAAGTCGAGAACCTGCTATGTGGGTGTGTCTTTTTACGATGAACGCGGAACAGATCCCGATACTAGAGCCTCAATTGCGCAGGTGTTCATGGAGACCGGGGAGAACTTCGTAATCCGGGGCGACCCTGTCAAAGATATAGCGAGTGACAAGGACACGGGAAGAACCCATCTGAACCGTGAAGATGCTAAACAGCTTATTGAGACAATCTTACGGCGCTTTGGTGACCGACAAGGTGAGATGCCGGAAAGATTGGTGATTCATAAGTCATCTAATTTCTGGGAGAAAGAGACGGAGGGTTTCAAAGATGGGTCCTCTGAGGTCGCTGCTCGGGATTTCATCACGATCCGCGAACGCCATCCGATTCGGTTGTTCAGTAATACTCAGTACCCGCCTTTGAGAGGGACTGTCGTTCTCCCTCCTGGAAAGAAGGAGTACTATCTGTACACCAAGGGCTTTGTTCCAGAGATTTCAGCGTACGACGATTCAGGGATGCCAAAGCCGATCGTTGTCCGACCACACAGTGATGTGCAATCTGCATCTTACCGAGAGATCTGTGAAGAGATTTTATCGTTCTCTAAGCTGGATTGGAACAGCTCTGATTTCTGCAAAAAGCTCCCTGTTACAGTTGGAATCGCAGATGCAGTCAGTGATATTCTTGCTGAACCACTAGCTGGTGAGCTTCCTGAAGAGATGTTCCCCTACCACTATTACTACTATATGTGA
- a CDS encoding RNA-guided endonuclease InsQ/TnpB family protein: MSTTRRTHVCRIQNHSQVRESLDRHGWSASKLWNVALYHARQTWDETGEIPDESELKAVVKEHDKYRGLHSQSSQKVLEELSEAFTSWFNSDDSRDNPPGYRKQNYYDDQGRRVHEEHPRSTVTWKANGFRHDTKHNRFRLSKGKLHKPSPRARDYILVEYDAPPEVELENVQQVRAVWNSHKERWELHVVCKHEIAAEAPGEKAAGVDLGICNPAAVAFPDDALLYPGNTLREDKHYFQQEEYQTAGPHGPSQKAEWAREKLSRRKDHFLHALSKDIVERCVSHDVGTLVVGDPSGVDEDDWGRHGNKRLDNWAYKRLMNLIDYKARERGIEVEMPDERGTSSSCSVCGHEDGDNRVERGLWKCDRCGVVAHGDVNGADNIRQKTLSVTPPLGDSDNGCLAQPRVIQFSRTHGFQPRATAE; encoded by the coding sequence ATGTCGACCACACGCCGCACCCACGTCTGCCGCATCCAGAACCACTCGCAGGTTCGGGAATCGCTGGACAGGCATGGGTGGTCGGCGTCCAAGCTCTGGAACGTCGCCCTCTACCACGCCCGCCAGACGTGGGACGAAACCGGCGAAATCCCCGACGAGTCCGAACTGAAAGCCGTGGTGAAGGAACACGACAAATACCGAGGACTGCACAGTCAGTCCAGTCAGAAAGTTCTCGAAGAGCTTTCTGAGGCCTTCACCTCGTGGTTCAACAGCGACGACAGTCGGGACAATCCGCCGGGCTACCGCAAACAGAACTACTACGACGACCAAGGTCGCCGTGTCCACGAGGAACACCCCCGCTCGACGGTCACGTGGAAAGCCAACGGCTTCCGCCACGACACGAAACACAACCGATTCCGGCTCTCAAAGGGTAAACTCCACAAACCGTCACCGCGTGCCCGCGACTATATCCTCGTTGAGTACGACGCCCCACCCGAAGTCGAATTGGAGAACGTTCAGCAAGTCCGTGCCGTCTGGAACAGTCACAAGGAACGATGGGAACTTCACGTCGTCTGCAAGCACGAGATTGCGGCAGAGGCACCAGGCGAGAAGGCAGCGGGTGTTGACCTCGGAATCTGTAATCCTGCCGCCGTTGCATTCCCCGACGACGCTCTGTTGTATCCGGGCAACACGCTCCGCGAGGACAAGCACTACTTCCAGCAAGAAGAGTACCAGACAGCAGGGCCGCACGGTCCCAGCCAAAAAGCAGAGTGGGCACGTGAAAAACTGTCGCGTCGCAAAGACCACTTCTTACACGCCCTCTCGAAAGACATCGTTGAGCGGTGTGTTTCTCACGATGTTGGCACGCTTGTCGTCGGAGACCCCAGTGGTGTTGATGAAGACGACTGGGGCAGACACGGCAACAAACGCTTGGATAATTGGGCGTACAAGCGGTTGATGAACCTCATCGACTACAAAGCTCGTGAACGTGGCATCGAGGTGGAGATGCCCGACGAGCGCGGTACATCATCGTCGTGTAGTGTGTGCGGGCACGAAGACGGGGACAACCGTGTCGAACGTGGGTTGTGGAAGTGCGACCGCTGTGGGGTTGTCGCTCACGGCGACGTGAACGGAGCCGATAACATCAGGCAGAAAACGCTAAGCGTGACTCCCCCACTCGGGGATAGCGATAACGGCTGTTTGGCCCAGCCTCGCGTCATTCAGTTCAGCCGGACTCACGGATTCCAGCCGCGAGCAACCGCCGAGTGA
- a CDS encoding RNA-guided endonuclease InsQ/TnpB family protein has product MEVVRNIQLKLDVPEDAHSVLNETFEQFRQAAQHVADAGWSDDPTQIKDTKNTLHEQTYAEVREQTSLQASLVQSARNLAADALDTCKDRILDDGKKASKPKFRGSVVVYNGRTITYNDDHVTLATVDDRVTAEFVTPEDEEGTPFAEYWTDDWERKEATLHKRNGTYYLHVAVEKEVEPADSGDQQPENGVVLGVDLNVDGYLAVTSTGAFLGNADYLNHKRDEYERRRGNLQQTGTRSAHLTIKSIGSRFSRWSADYLHRVSKAIVQEAVENDCTAIAFENLKHIRRRISNASKFQQWAFRELERHVEYKAEEYGIDVDDVAPAYTSQRCSHDECGFTHEDNRDGDEFECLKCGKELHADYNAARNIGWRLVQHWLKSGAGRATSQLALKSGTLNANGTFMPSALRG; this is encoded by the coding sequence ATGGAGGTCGTCCGCAACATCCAGCTCAAGCTCGACGTTCCCGAGGACGCTCACAGTGTCCTCAACGAGACGTTCGAGCAATTCCGCCAAGCGGCCCAACACGTTGCTGACGCTGGATGGAGTGACGATCCCACACAGATCAAGGACACGAAGAACACGCTCCACGAACAAACCTATGCAGAGGTTCGGGAGCAGACAAGTCTGCAAGCCAGTCTCGTCCAATCCGCCCGCAACCTTGCCGCTGACGCCCTCGACACCTGCAAAGACCGCATCCTCGACGACGGCAAGAAAGCCAGCAAGCCCAAGTTTCGAGGGAGTGTCGTCGTGTACAACGGACGCACCATCACGTACAACGACGACCACGTTACCCTCGCCACCGTGGACGACCGCGTAACCGCCGAGTTTGTCACACCCGAAGACGAGGAAGGGACGCCGTTTGCGGAGTATTGGACGGACGACTGGGAACGCAAGGAAGCCACGCTCCACAAACGTAACGGCACGTACTACCTCCACGTCGCAGTCGAGAAAGAAGTCGAACCCGCTGATTCTGGCGACCAGCAACCCGAGAACGGAGTGGTTCTCGGCGTCGATTTGAACGTGGACGGATACCTCGCCGTCACCAGCACGGGAGCGTTCCTCGGTAATGCAGACTACCTCAACCACAAACGCGACGAGTATGAACGTCGGCGCGGCAACCTCCAACAGACAGGCACTCGCTCCGCGCACCTCACCATCAAGAGCATCGGCTCACGGTTTTCTCGGTGGAGTGCGGACTACCTCCACCGCGTCTCGAAAGCGATTGTGCAGGAGGCCGTGGAGAATGACTGCACGGCGATTGCGTTCGAGAATTTGAAACACATACGGAGGCGTATCTCGAACGCCAGCAAGTTCCAGCAGTGGGCGTTCCGCGAACTCGAACGCCACGTCGAATACAAGGCCGAAGAGTACGGCATCGACGTAGACGATGTTGCCCCTGCCTACACGTCACAGCGGTGTAGTCACGACGAGTGCGGATTTACCCACGAGGACAACCGTGATGGTGACGAGTTCGAGTGCCTGAAGTGTGGAAAGGAACTCCACGCCGATTATAACGCCGCTCGGAATATCGGGTGGCGGCTTGTCCAGCACTGGCTCAAGTCTGGTGCTGGACGGGCCACCAGTCAACTGGCCCTCAAGTCAGGGACGCTGAACGCGAATGGCACTTTCATGCCTTCCGCCCTGCGCGGATAG
- a CDS encoding ribonuclease H-like domain-containing protein, with amino-acid sequence MTNLETVAFDIETTGFQTTDQVTVIGFDAEISSRVFLNIDDRRDPRTLKDRIHDEMSPPVVLSIHENEAALLQAMTEFVESNLTTQEIKLVAYNGETWKGGFDLPFVRTRLNAHDLEWPFHGLPYIDLIDVFESRFNTTETSLTAVYEELIGKDLSDLDPFNDSGEAVDSWEHGDFEPVVRHNVADIRRTRALMDVAERYCSKSDFSMKSLDPVA; translated from the coding sequence ATGACAAACCTAGAGACGGTTGCTTTCGATATTGAGACGACCGGATTCCAGACGACTGACCAAGTGACAGTCATCGGATTCGACGCCGAAATCAGCTCACGAGTGTTTCTGAATATCGACGACCGTAGAGACCCCAGGACTCTCAAGGACCGGATTCACGATGAGATGAGCCCACCCGTTGTTCTCTCAATACATGAGAACGAAGCAGCACTCTTGCAAGCAATGACTGAGTTTGTCGAATCGAATCTCACAACTCAAGAGATCAAGTTGGTCGCCTACAACGGCGAAACGTGGAAGGGGGGCTTCGATCTTCCGTTCGTCCGGACGCGGCTCAATGCTCACGATCTCGAATGGCCCTTCCATGGACTACCATACATCGATCTCATAGACGTTTTCGAATCGAGATTCAATACAACTGAGACATCTCTTACGGCAGTTTACGAGGAGCTAATTGGCAAGGACTTGAGTGATCTTGATCCATTCAATGATAGTGGCGAGGCCGTCGATTCGTGGGAACATGGCGATTTTGAACCGGTTGTACGGCATAATGTGGCCGATATCCGTCGGACGAGAGCCCTCATGGATGTAGCTGAGCGATACTGCTCGAAATCAGACTTCTCGATGAAATCGCTGGATCCCGTCGCCTGA